In Halobacillus amylolyticus, the following proteins share a genomic window:
- a CDS encoding TlpA family protein disulfide reductase, giving the protein MRLRTPMPELPEATQWLNSDALTKENLTGDKPTLIHFWSVSCGLCKEAMPNVNEFRDEYSDDLNVVAVHMPRSEKDLDLEQIKEVAEEHGITQPIYVDNQHALTDAFENQYVPAYYVFDEEGNLRHFQAGGGGMKMLRKRVNRVLGVNQK; this is encoded by the coding sequence ATGCGTTTAAGAACACCGATGCCAGAGCTTCCTGAAGCTACACAATGGTTAAACAGTGATGCTTTAACGAAAGAAAACTTAACTGGCGATAAACCCACACTTATTCACTTTTGGTCTGTGAGCTGCGGTTTATGTAAAGAAGCCATGCCAAATGTGAACGAGTTTAGGGATGAATATAGTGATGATTTAAATGTCGTTGCTGTTCACATGCCACGTTCAGAGAAAGATTTAGATCTTGAACAAATTAAAGAGGTGGCTGAGGAGCACGGCATCACACAGCCTATTTATGTAGATAACCAGCATGCCCTAACAGATGCGTTTGAAAACCAATATGTACCAGCTTATTACGTATTTGATGAAGAAGGCAATCTGCGGCACTTCCAAGCAGGCGGAGGCGGCATGAAAATGCTTCGCAAACGTGTGAACCGCGTGCTGGGTGTTAACCAAAAATAA
- a CDS encoding peroxiredoxin encodes MAERMVAKQAPRFEMDAVLPNKEFGKVSLEENMKNDKWTVLFFYPMDFTFVCPTEITSLSDRFDEFEDLDAEVVGVSTDTIHTHLAWINTSRDENGLGDLEYSLAADTNHQVAKDYGVLIEEEGVALRGLFIISPEGELQYQVVNHNNIGRDVEETLRVLQALQTGGLCPANWKPGQETL; translated from the coding sequence ATGGCAGAACGCATGGTAGCAAAACAAGCACCTCGCTTCGAAATGGATGCAGTGCTTCCAAACAAAGAATTTGGTAAAGTTTCACTTGAAGAAAATATGAAGAACGATAAATGGACAGTCCTTTTCTTCTATCCAATGGACTTTACCTTCGTATGCCCAACTGAAATCACTTCTCTATCAGATCGTTTTGACGAATTCGAAGATCTTGATGCAGAGGTAGTGGGTGTTTCTACAGATACGATCCACACACACTTGGCATGGATCAATACTTCTCGTGATGAGAATGGTCTAGGTGATCTTGAATATTCACTAGCTGCTGATACAAATCACCAAGTTGCTAAAGACTACGGTGTTTTAATAGAAGAAGAAGGTGTTGCCCTGCGCGGTCTATTCATCATCAGCCCTGAAGGTGAACTTCAGTATCAAGTAGTTAACCATAATAATATCGGCCGTGACGTAGAAGAAACACTTCGCGTCCTGCAAGCACTACAAACTGGTGGACTTTGCCCGGCAAACTGGAAGCCAGGTCAAGAAACACTTTAA
- a CDS encoding mechanosensitive ion channel family protein, with protein MNLFEEGFEFNPSVVVEWLITGGLKILIILIAFAILSPLGKKAISVAINRMGKQRKLSEPRTKTLEKISVNLFGYVLLFVLIVMLLSAININIGPLLAGAGIVGLAIGFGAQGLVSDIVTGFFILLERQIEVDDYVTAGGYDGIVEEVGIRTTKLRGFDGTLHYIPNRNIAGVSNHSRGNMRALVDIGIGYEDNIDEALEVLTKVAEDFAEDPRFKEGPSVLGVQSIGASDIVIRILGKTANMEQWGVERDMRKAIKEALDTAGIDIPYPHQVNVDKQKAN; from the coding sequence ATGAATTTGTTCGAAGAGGGATTTGAATTCAACCCTTCTGTGGTTGTCGAATGGCTAATCACAGGCGGATTGAAAATACTTATTATTTTAATCGCATTTGCGATCCTGAGTCCACTTGGGAAAAAAGCAATTAGTGTTGCCATTAACCGAATGGGTAAACAACGCAAGCTATCTGAACCACGCACGAAAACTTTGGAGAAAATTTCCGTCAATTTATTTGGCTACGTATTACTGTTTGTTTTAATCGTTATGTTATTAAGCGCCATCAACATTAATATTGGACCGCTTCTCGCTGGAGCGGGTATTGTAGGCCTTGCAATTGGATTTGGGGCTCAAGGGCTAGTCTCAGATATCGTCACAGGTTTTTTCATTTTACTTGAGCGTCAAATTGAAGTGGATGATTATGTGACCGCTGGAGGTTATGACGGTATTGTTGAAGAAGTAGGTATTCGCACGACTAAACTTAGAGGCTTTGATGGCACACTTCACTATATACCAAACCGTAATATCGCTGGAGTAAGTAACCATTCACGAGGAAACATGCGCGCACTCGTTGATATTGGTATCGGTTATGAAGACAACATTGATGAAGCCCTCGAAGTTCTTACAAAAGTAGCTGAGGATTTCGCTGAAGACCCACGCTTTAAAGAAGGGCCAAGCGTTCTTGGTGTACAAAGCATTGGAGCTTCTGATATTGTCATCCGAATTCTCGGTAAGACGGCAAACATGGAACAGTGGGGTGTCGAGCGTGATATGAGAAAAGCAATTAAGGAAGCACTAGATACAGCAGGCATCGACATACCATATCCTCATCAAGTAAACGTTGATAAACAAAAAGCAAATTAA
- a CDS encoding YkuS family protein — translation MKKVAIEENLSDIRSALQQKGYDLVTLQNNQDAQGCDCCVISGQDRDVMGMQDAVTNGVVINAHGRTADEVCQEVDNCFS, via the coding sequence GTGAAAAAAGTAGCGATTGAGGAAAATTTGAGCGATATTCGTTCAGCACTTCAACAAAAAGGATATGACCTTGTCACATTGCAAAACAATCAGGATGCACAAGGTTGTGACTGTTGTGTCATTTCTGGACAGGACCGTGATGTAATGGGGATGCAGGACGCAGTTACAAACGGAGTGGTTATCAACGCTCACGGAAGGACCGCAGATGAGGTTTGCCAGGAAGTCGATAATTGTTTTTCTTGA
- a CDS encoding N-acetyldiaminopimelate deacetylase encodes MEEKELIHIRRDLHRIPELGFEEYKTHSYLLEFIKELPQDHLTVETWKTGIFVKVEGRAPKKTIGYRADIDGLPLTEATGYEYASTHEGQMHACGHDFHMTIALAALESLANEPASNHVVFIFQPAEEGPGGAEPMLRSEAMYRFKPDCIFALHIAPELPVGVVSSRAGLLFANTSELFIDLTGKGGHAAYPHLTKDMVVAASFLVTQLQQIVARRVDPLDSAVITVGKIAGGTVQNIVAEQARLEGTIRTMSPEAMDRVKAEIEKIVQGIELAHDCSASIDYGSNYYQVNNHADYVQKFANLTKGLNVTYQEASAAMTGEDFGYMLKEIPGFMFWLGVDSQSGLHTSRLSPKEEALSIGAKLVVKGLREL; translated from the coding sequence TTGGAAGAAAAAGAACTGATTCACATACGCAGAGACCTGCACCGAATTCCGGAGCTTGGATTTGAGGAGTATAAAACTCATAGCTATTTATTAGAATTTATAAAAGAATTGCCACAGGATCATTTAACTGTGGAAACGTGGAAGACTGGTATATTTGTAAAGGTGGAAGGTAGAGCGCCGAAGAAAACGATAGGGTATCGGGCAGATATCGATGGACTCCCTTTAACCGAAGCAACAGGCTATGAGTACGCTTCTACTCATGAGGGTCAAATGCATGCATGCGGACATGATTTCCATATGACGATAGCCCTTGCTGCCTTAGAATCCTTAGCTAATGAGCCTGCAAGCAATCACGTAGTATTTATTTTTCAACCAGCTGAAGAAGGGCCGGGCGGTGCGGAGCCGATGCTTCGCTCTGAAGCTATGTACCGTTTTAAACCAGATTGTATTTTTGCCCTTCATATTGCTCCGGAGCTTCCTGTCGGTGTTGTCTCATCAAGGGCGGGCTTGCTTTTTGCGAATACAAGCGAATTATTTATTGATCTAACGGGAAAAGGTGGCCATGCTGCCTATCCGCACCTAACGAAAGATATGGTCGTTGCGGCAAGTTTCCTCGTGACCCAACTTCAACAAATTGTTGCAAGAAGAGTAGATCCGCTCGATAGTGCTGTGATTACCGTTGGAAAAATTGCCGGCGGCACTGTGCAAAATATTGTGGCTGAACAAGCAAGGCTCGAGGGGACGATTCGAACGATGTCACCAGAAGCCATGGATCGAGTGAAAGCAGAAATAGAGAAAATTGTCCAAGGCATTGAGCTGGCGCATGATTGCAGCGCATCGATTGATTATGGTTCAAACTACTATCAAGTAAACAATCATGCTGACTACGTACAGAAATTTGCTAATCTGACTAAGGGCTTAAATGTTACCTATCAAGAAGCATCTGCAGCGATGACGGGAGAAGATTTTGGCTATATGCTAAAAGAAATTCCCGGATTTATGTTTTGGCTTGGTGTAGACTCACAATCGGGGCTTCATACTTCACGTTTATCGCCAAAGGAAGAAGCCCTATCTATCGGGGCCAAACTTGTTGTGAAAGGTCTGCGGGAACTCTAA
- the dapD gene encoding 2,3,4,5-tetrahydropyridine-2,6-dicarboxylate N-acetyltransferase, protein MKQMDANEIISFISNSEKSTPVKVYVKGKDLSSIDFGQDVKDFIMGELGVLFGEWKVIEPLLEKYNSQIEDYVLESDRRNSAIPLLDTKKVNARIEPGAVIRDQVEIGDGAIIMIGASINIGSVVGEGTMIDMNVVLGGRATVGKDCHIGAGAVLAGVIEPPSAKPVVIEDEVVIGANAVVLEGVTVGKGSVVAAGAIVTEDVPPNTVVAGTPAKVIKKIDDQTKSKTEIKKELRKLDN, encoded by the coding sequence ATGAAACAAATGGATGCAAATGAGATTATCTCATTTATTTCAAATAGTGAAAAATCTACACCTGTTAAAGTATATGTAAAAGGTAAGGACCTTTCCAGCATTGACTTTGGTCAGGATGTAAAGGATTTTATTATGGGAGAGTTGGGCGTTCTTTTCGGTGAATGGAAGGTAATTGAACCTCTCCTTGAAAAGTACAACTCACAAATTGAAGATTATGTGCTTGAAAGTGATCGCCGAAATTCAGCGATTCCGTTGCTCGACACGAAAAAGGTTAACGCCCGCATTGAGCCCGGTGCAGTTATCCGCGACCAGGTAGAAATCGGTGATGGCGCTATTATTATGATTGGTGCATCCATCAACATTGGTTCTGTTGTTGGGGAAGGCACGATGATCGATATGAACGTTGTACTAGGTGGACGAGCTACAGTAGGAAAGGATTGCCACATCGGTGCTGGGGCTGTACTGGCTGGTGTGATTGAACCGCCTTCTGCAAAGCCTGTAGTTATTGAGGACGAAGTAGTCATTGGGGCAAATGCAGTTGTGCTTGAAGGGGTAACAGTCGGAAAAGGTTCTGTTGTTGCTGCAGGTGCAATCGTGACAGAAGACGTGCCACCGAATACGGTTGTGGCAGGAACTCCAGCTAAAGTTATTAAGAAAATCGATGATCAAACAAAATCTAAGACAGAGATTAAGAAAGAACTCAGAAAACTAGATAATTAA
- a CDS encoding MDR family MFS transporter encodes MLAMFLAAIEATIVSTAMPSIVADLGGFSLYSWVFSAYLLTNAATVLLFGRLADIVGRKPIFLIGISLFLVGSTMAALSQTMLFLIAARLIQGIGAGALMPIATTIVGDIYTKEERAKIQGYLSSVWGISAVSGPLLGGFFVDVLSWPYVFWMNIPLGLLAIIGIVLFFKEESSNEKQAVDLKGSLLVTIAVSLFMFILVEGGVGVSWISWEMGILISLTMFSFVTFLMHERGAASPMMPFKIWRIRSIKYANLTSLTSGMILMGVSSYLPTFVQGVMERSATVAGFTLTTMSIGWPIASTLAGRLILTIGFRTTSILGGLSLIMGGGIFSLLSPERGPVFAATGSLFIGIGMGLSTTSFIVSIQNAVNWEMRGIATATNMFMRTLGSAVGAALLGGLLNNRIQTALSESNLDHKFSVDSTNLLLNEEGREQLGEQALHVLKDGLTSGLQLVYTGLLILAIISFFLILRLPKGKQT; translated from the coding sequence ATGCTTGCCATGTTTCTGGCGGCTATCGAAGCAACGATCGTTTCCACCGCAATGCCCAGCATTGTAGCTGATTTAGGTGGATTTAGTCTTTATAGCTGGGTGTTCTCCGCTTATTTATTAACCAACGCCGCTACGGTTCTGTTGTTTGGCAGGCTGGCTGATATTGTTGGTCGAAAGCCAATCTTTTTAATTGGCATCAGTTTATTTCTAGTCGGGTCCACCATGGCTGCTTTGTCGCAAACGATGTTATTTTTAATTGCAGCACGATTAATTCAGGGAATTGGTGCTGGGGCACTGATGCCGATTGCAACGACCATTGTTGGGGATATTTATACTAAAGAAGAACGTGCTAAAATTCAAGGCTATTTGTCGAGTGTTTGGGGGATCTCAGCTGTATCAGGTCCGCTATTAGGTGGTTTTTTTGTTGATGTATTAAGTTGGCCTTATGTATTCTGGATGAATATTCCTCTGGGACTACTCGCGATTATAGGAATTGTTCTATTTTTTAAAGAAGAGAGTTCTAATGAAAAACAAGCGGTTGATTTAAAAGGGTCTCTGTTAGTCACGATTGCTGTAAGTTTATTTATGTTTATTTTAGTTGAAGGCGGTGTCGGTGTATCCTGGATATCGTGGGAAATGGGCATACTGATCAGCTTAACTATGTTCAGTTTTGTCACCTTTTTGATGCATGAACGGGGCGCTGCCTCCCCGATGATGCCTTTTAAAATATGGCGGATACGTTCGATTAAATATGCGAACTTAACTTCTTTAACTTCAGGTATGATCTTAATGGGGGTATCGAGTTATTTACCGACCTTTGTTCAAGGGGTGATGGAAAGGTCAGCAACAGTTGCTGGTTTTACTTTAACGACGATGTCGATAGGCTGGCCGATCGCTTCCACACTAGCGGGAAGACTCATATTGACAATCGGATTTAGAACGACTTCCATTCTCGGTGGCTTATCATTAATTATGGGTGGCGGGATTTTCTCACTGTTATCACCCGAACGCGGTCCTGTCTTTGCTGCAACAGGATCGTTATTCATCGGTATTGGCATGGGGCTTTCAACCACATCGTTTATTGTATCGATTCAAAATGCTGTGAACTGGGAGATGCGTGGAATAGCCACAGCTACCAATATGTTTATGAGGACACTAGGAAGCGCAGTGGGAGCTGCCCTCTTAGGCGGGTTGCTGAACAATAGAATACAAACAGCCCTTTCTGAATCTAATTTAGATCATAAGTTTTCCGTTGATTCGACCAATTTACTATTGAATGAAGAAGGAAGAGAACAGTTGGGGGAGCAGGCTCTTCATGTGCTAAAGGATGGACTGACATCAGGTCTGCAGCTTGTTTATACCGGATTGCTGATACTTGCAATCATAAGCTTTTTCCTTATTTTACGGTTACCTAAAGGAAAACAAACGTAA
- the cbpB gene encoding cyclic-di-AMP-binding protein CbpB: protein MVSVQSKKLEIPLVEELMIPAEKVAHVQIGNPLDHALLVLVKSGYSAVPVVDPMYKFQGVISKTIILEETLGMEQFELNRLNDMSVGEVVDTDVPCLKQTHTMIDALHKLIDHPFVCVTNDDDEFDGIVTRRTILKQFSKHYHETLKRV from the coding sequence ATGGTAAGTGTACAAAGTAAAAAACTTGAAATCCCGCTGGTTGAAGAACTAATGATCCCAGCAGAAAAAGTAGCCCATGTACAAATTGGAAATCCTTTAGACCACGCTTTACTGGTATTAGTCAAAAGCGGTTACTCTGCCGTACCCGTCGTAGACCCAATGTATAAATTTCAGGGGGTTATTAGCAAAACAATCATTCTTGAAGAGACTCTTGGGATGGAACAATTTGAATTGAATCGATTAAATGATATGTCAGTAGGTGAAGTTGTCGACACGGATGTTCCTTGCCTGAAGCAAACCCATACAATGATTGATGCGTTACACAAACTCATCGATCATCCATTTGTTTGCGTGACTAACGACGACGATGAATTTGATGGGATTGTAACGAGAAGAACTATTTTAAAACAGTTTAGCAAACACTATCATGAAACATTGAAGCGAGTATAA
- the trhA gene encoding PAQR family membrane homeostasis protein TrhA produces MDTHTFSKREEIANAVTHGIGAILSVAMLVLLIVFASLGGNAWEIVSVTIYGVTMLTLYVSSTLVHSFPPGKFKDLFEIFDHSAIYLFIAGTYTPLLLVPLRGTLGWTLFGIVWGTAILGIIFKIFFVKRFVVLSTVFYVLMGWLIVLAWEPLTMEMQTAGILFLVFGGILYSVGAIFYVWRGFTYHHMVWHLLVLSGSILHFFTVFFYII; encoded by the coding sequence ATGGACACACACACTTTTTCAAAACGTGAAGAAATTGCTAATGCTGTTACTCATGGGATTGGTGCGATACTAAGTGTTGCTATGCTCGTTTTATTAATTGTATTTGCAAGCTTAGGTGGGAATGCGTGGGAGATTGTTTCGGTGACCATTTATGGGGTTACGATGCTAACTTTATATGTCTCCTCAACACTTGTCCATAGTTTCCCACCGGGTAAATTTAAAGATCTTTTCGAAATCTTTGACCACTCAGCTATTTACTTATTTATAGCAGGAACTTATACGCCTCTTCTGCTAGTCCCATTACGAGGTACCCTTGGATGGACGTTGTTCGGAATTGTCTGGGGAACCGCGATTTTGGGGATTATTTTTAAAATCTTCTTCGTAAAGCGATTTGTTGTGTTATCCACTGTTTTTTACGTTCTCATGGGGTGGTTGATCGTTCTTGCCTGGGAACCCTTAACAATGGAAATGCAAACGGCAGGCATCCTCTTTTTAGTTTTCGGTGGAATTTTGTATTCTGTAGGTGCGATATTTTATGTTTGGAGAGGCTTTACTTATCACCATATGGTTTGGCATTTACTTGTTCTCAGCGGATCGATCCTTCATTTCTTCACCGTGTTTTTCTATATTATCTAA
- a CDS encoding metallophosphoesterase: protein MILTRRGFIKKFLLSGLGLVGISGGGYYYARYIEPHMLQRQEYTLSNDKIPHSFDGSKVVQFSDTHIGFNYNLEQFTQLIQTINQEEPDLIVFTGDLVDAPHTYRFDQSIPQLLKKLKAPLGKYWIYGNHDHGGYGTETVKAVMEAGGFKLLQNSVALIDNGQDNFALAGLDDVMLGSPDITATAKQIKGEPFTILLVHEPDVADQMKNHGIHVQLSGHSHGGQIQLPFIGAIVTPPYAETYIEGKHTISEQLTLYVSKGIGTTRLPYRFMCRPEYSVFHLNTKD from the coding sequence ATGATATTAACGCGACGTGGTTTTATAAAAAAATTTCTACTAAGCGGCCTTGGCCTAGTAGGAATCAGTGGCGGTGGTTATTATTACGCCCGTTATATTGAGCCCCACATGCTGCAAAGGCAGGAATATACCCTTTCTAATGACAAAATACCGCACTCATTTGACGGCAGTAAGGTTGTCCAATTTTCTGATACCCATATAGGTTTTAACTATAATCTTGAACAGTTCACACAATTAATACAGACAATTAACCAGGAAGAGCCTGATCTGATCGTTTTCACTGGAGATCTCGTCGACGCACCTCATACGTATCGATTCGACCAAAGCATTCCTCAATTGCTTAAAAAGCTGAAGGCGCCCCTTGGGAAGTATTGGATTTACGGTAATCATGACCACGGCGGGTATGGGACAGAAACGGTGAAAGCTGTAATGGAGGCTGGAGGATTTAAACTACTGCAAAACAGTGTTGCGCTGATAGATAATGGACAAGACAACTTTGCTTTAGCGGGGTTAGATGATGTCATGCTTGGGTCACCAGATATCACAGCAACGGCTAAACAGATTAAAGGAGAACCCTTTACAATCCTGCTCGTTCACGAACCAGATGTGGCAGATCAGATGAAAAACCACGGAATACATGTACAGCTTTCAGGGCACAGTCATGGTGGTCAAATCCAATTGCCCTTTATTGGGGCAATTGTCACTCCACCCTATGCTGAAACATATATCGAAGGAAAACATACGATTAGTGAGCAGTTGACTCTCTATGTAAGTAAGGGAATTGGTACAACTCGTCTCCCTTATCGGTTTATGTGCCGCCCAGAATACTCTGTTTTTCATCTCAATACAAAGGATTAA
- a CDS encoding SCO family protein has translation MKYFTLVNLLILLLLTACGSPIEENMSREVKEFTATTQSGEKVNLPEDLKGEYWIADFIFTSCETVCPPMTGNMSRLQQQLKEENMDVELVSFSVDPKQDTKEKLKEFADAYQPDYEQWSFLTGYTFQEVKELSIKSFQSPLSKMEDSNQVAHGTSFYLVTPEGDVIKRYSGIKAAEMDQIISDLKKLM, from the coding sequence ATGAAATATTTCACATTGGTCAATCTACTTATCTTATTGTTGCTTACAGCATGCGGCTCTCCTATTGAAGAAAATATGTCGCGCGAAGTAAAAGAATTTACAGCAACAACCCAAAGCGGTGAAAAAGTGAACTTGCCTGAAGACTTAAAAGGGGAGTATTGGATCGCTGACTTTATTTTCACCAGTTGTGAAACCGTTTGTCCGCCAATGACAGGGAATATGTCTCGTCTCCAACAGCAGTTAAAGGAAGAAAATATGGATGTTGAACTAGTCTCCTTTTCTGTTGATCCTAAACAAGATACGAAAGAGAAGCTAAAAGAATTTGCTGATGCCTATCAACCTGATTATGAGCAGTGGAGTTTTCTAACGGGTTACACCTTCCAAGAAGTTAAAGAGTTGTCAATCAAATCATTTCAATCCCCTCTTTCCAAAATGGAAGACTCAAACCAAGTCGCACATGGAACAAGCTTTTATTTAGTTACCCCTGAAGGCGACGTCATCAAGCGGTATAGTGGAATTAAGGCAGCAGAGATGGATCAAATCATTTCAGATTTAAAAAAATTAATGTAG
- a CDS encoding YkyB family protein: protein MRENQTSSRELAESLFIVNRHAKTAPEPKHLYEIKKSTITKLLQERKAKKIGLHFSDHPKLSKQHSTLLIEVGGYYFHIPAEKKDFNQLKHLGKVDHSYRNPKPKLSLAKAKRTLYKYLGWDQRKSPAPHSLSYRSHTSMLGQQHITPWNQRPKR, encoded by the coding sequence ATGAGAGAAAATCAGACATCGAGTCGAGAACTCGCCGAATCACTGTTTATCGTTAACCGACATGCGAAAACAGCTCCAGAGCCCAAGCACTTATATGAAATTAAAAAATCTACTATCACCAAATTACTTCAGGAACGTAAAGCTAAAAAAATCGGTCTGCATTTTTCTGATCATCCGAAACTTAGCAAACAACATTCTACCCTTCTCATTGAAGTTGGCGGTTACTATTTTCATATCCCTGCTGAAAAAAAAGATTTTAACCAACTGAAACACTTAGGGAAGGTTGATCACTCTTATCGAAACCCCAAACCGAAACTATCCCTGGCCAAAGCCAAACGGACACTTTACAAATATTTAGGATGGGACCAGCGTAAGTCCCCCGCCCCCCACTCGCTTTCATACCGCTCCCACACGTCCATGCTGGGACAACAACATATCACTCCTTGGAACCAACGTCCAAAGCGATAA
- a CDS encoding chemotaxis protein: MQKDKGILLESGTNELEIVEFSVAENRFGINVIKVKEILNPVPVTKIPHSHPAVEGIVDIRGEVVPVVDVAHALGFEASANPKQDKFILTEFNQTKIVFHVHTVTQIHRISWESIEKPGKMYQGLETEITGVIKKDDEMLLLLDFEKIVSDISPESSLNKSEIHTLGERERSNKKILVVEDSGLLRGLLQETLEEAGYIHTVLFEDGKDAHDHLRSIAAEGREVAEEYQLVITDVEMPRMDGHHLTKTIKEDKELNILPVIIFSSLITEDLRHKGEKVGADAQISKPEIVELIQVIDQHIL; the protein is encoded by the coding sequence ATGCAAAAGGATAAAGGGATTTTACTGGAAAGCGGTACAAATGAGCTCGAGATTGTTGAATTTAGTGTTGCTGAAAATCGTTTTGGGATTAATGTTATTAAGGTAAAGGAGATTTTGAACCCTGTACCTGTAACAAAAATTCCTCACTCACATCCGGCAGTTGAGGGGATTGTAGATATTCGGGGAGAGGTTGTTCCTGTCGTTGATGTGGCACATGCACTAGGATTTGAAGCTTCTGCTAACCCTAAACAGGACAAATTTATTTTAACAGAGTTTAATCAGACCAAAATTGTATTCCACGTACATACAGTAACGCAAATCCACCGTATTTCCTGGGAATCCATTGAAAAACCAGGGAAAATGTATCAAGGACTGGAAACTGAAATCACAGGTGTCATTAAAAAAGATGATGAGATGCTACTCTTGCTTGATTTTGAAAAAATAGTCTCAGATATTAGCCCAGAATCAAGTTTGAACAAAAGTGAGATCCATACCCTTGGTGAACGGGAACGTTCGAATAAGAAGATCCTGGTGGTAGAAGATTCGGGTCTATTGCGTGGCTTGCTACAAGAAACATTGGAAGAAGCGGGCTATATTCATACCGTGCTATTTGAAGATGGCAAAGATGCTCATGATCACCTTCGATCCATAGCAGCTGAGGGAAGGGAAGTTGCAGAAGAGTACCAGTTGGTGATTACAGATGTTGAGATGCCTAGAATGGACGGTCACCATTTAACGAAGACAATCAAGGAGGATAAGGAACTCAATATCTTACCTGTGATTATTTTTTCTTCATTAATAACCGAAGACCTTAGACACAAAGGTGAAAAAGTTGGTGCCGACGCTCAAATTTCAAAACCGGAAATTGTTGAACTTATTCAAGTTATTGACCAGCATATTCTCTGA
- a CDS encoding DNA alkylation repair protein, whose product MNRSDVIKNSIVKELSANRDTTQNEAMEKYMKNQFPFYGIKTPERSKLVKKWLKSFTPMTFSERVETAYLLFQEEERECHYAALALLDIDSKQPPEEAIDVYKEFLTSKPWWDTVDSISANLCGSYLLRYSDKLSEITVNWSNSEHMWVRRASLLNQLKFKEKTNEQLLFQTINKLKHEKEFFIEKSIGWILREYSKTAPQTVISFIESTELRPLSQREGLKWMKNKGMYPV is encoded by the coding sequence ATGAATCGTAGTGATGTTATAAAAAACTCGATTGTAAAGGAATTAAGTGCAAATAGAGATACGACTCAGAATGAAGCTATGGAGAAATATATGAAAAACCAATTTCCTTTCTATGGAATCAAAACGCCTGAGCGTTCGAAGCTTGTGAAGAAGTGGTTGAAATCATTTACTCCTATGACATTTTCAGAGCGGGTAGAGACGGCGTACTTACTTTTTCAAGAGGAGGAAAGAGAGTGCCATTATGCCGCATTAGCTTTGTTAGATATAGATTCCAAGCAGCCACCTGAGGAAGCTATTGATGTATATAAAGAGTTCCTAACGAGTAAGCCGTGGTGGGATACCGTTGATTCGATCTCTGCAAACTTATGTGGCAGCTATTTACTCCGTTATAGCGATAAATTATCGGAGATTACCGTCAACTGGTCAAACTCCGAACATATGTGGGTGCGAAGAGCTAGTTTGCTCAATCAGTTGAAGTTTAAAGAGAAGACGAATGAGCAGCTGTTATTTCAGACGATTAATAAATTGAAGCATGAAAAAGAGTTTTTTATAGAGAAATCCATTGGCTGGATCTTGCGAGAATATAGTAAAACGGCGCCACAAACTGTGATATCATTCATAGAATCTACGGAATTAAGACCTCTCAGCCAAAGAGAAGGATTAAAATGGATGAAGAATAAAGGGATGTATCCTGTCTGA